CActaaataaacgtttaattgtaGCGAAATACTGTGTAAACGATAGAGGGGATACTAGACGCGAGTGACGTTCGAttcaaagtttaatttaataatacaattgttttGGATTTTATCACTGTAACGTAACTAACAAAAACGAATTaccaaaattataaaaatttcaatgtcttgatgtattttaaagatattattacaattcgTCCCTGAGTAACGTGTACCTGTTTTTACTGGGTGCTAGTTTTTTGAATGTGGATTCTGGTGGGGTTGTAGGCACTTTAATTTGTCCAACAATTGAAGGTTCTTCGTTATTATCAGGCCCATAATGAAACTCTCGATGTAATTTTCCTGAATACAAATCTCGTAGGAAAGCCTTTAGTTTCCCCTCTATGTGAATGTCATGGAAGTTTGGAAACAGGTACATATGTCTAAAGCTATCTATTGCAATTAAGGGCAGGTCTCTCGGAGTTTTCCCCAGATGATGAAGAGGATGAGCAAATTTCAAACCATCCGCAGtcaagaaatttacattttctgaaataaaacatatttgacTATTTTTTACCTATTCTACATGGCAGCatgaatgaaataacaattataatcACTTACGTTTCTCATCAATTAATGTCTTCGTGACTAcatctttgtacattttaacaCTCTCAACATCATCAGGTGCATGAAACAGTATGAGAAAAGGTAAACCTTCTTCTGTTAATTCCTCTGCATTTTCGAATGTGATTTCTCTGACAAGTGGGACACATTTCTCTTGTGCCCAAACATTCAGttcatcaaaattatttaaacttccACGGTATGTCTCATCCTCATCGTTAGAAAGTGCTTTATCCGAACGGAAGACAATAATAGGTTCTTCTGGAGGATGCATAGCTCTGCTTGAATtcctattttaaatataaaaaattaaaaattgttgtcgcatttaaataatttatacaacaaCATGGAGTGTGATTCTAAAATGTAATGTCTAAAAAGGAGTTCGTGCCACATTTGCATTTGGATGATGCACAGGGATAATTTTAATGCAAATgaaatacattgaaattttaagtTAATGTGCAAGAAACAAATGTCATCTGCCCATGCCCAATTTGTTTACTTACAGCAAGTGGAAATGCTCTCCAATTTCACAGTTTTGAGCCGAGCAAGTGCTTGTTAGAGGAAAATTACGTAACAATTACACATATTTCAAAGAAGCATTGAATGAAATGTGTTACAAAGTACAAACAATGTTTAAGGTAGCACTACATAATGAATAGTTCTTAAGTAAATGTTAATTGTAGAcccaatttatataaatcaatGATAATGCTTACCCAAAACCAACATGGAATTGACAGTCATCTTTGAGATTTGTGGCAACCCTCCTGAACATTTCATATTCTGGAACATTCTTCCTATCAAAGTACCCTATAATCATTCGTTTCTTATCGTCTAAGTTAGTTAATTCCTTCAAATC
This portion of the Hylaeus volcanicus isolate JK05 chromosome 4, UHH_iyHylVolc1.0_haploid, whole genome shotgun sequence genome encodes:
- the LOC128876039 gene encoding endoplasmic reticulum resident protein 44 isoform X2 translates to MLVFCDIFDFKILLFACLMAFLPNNLADGANEGAVSLTQQNIDMTLASNELVFINFYAQWCRFSNLLAPIFDEAATKVRKAFPEPGRVVMGKVDCDKESSIASRFHITKYPTLKVIRNGQPTKREYRGQRSVEAFEEFIKKQLEDPIKEFYDLKELTNLDDKKRMIIGYFDRKNVPEYEMFRRVATNLKDDCQFHVGFGNSSRAMHPPEEPIIVFRSDKALSNDEDETYRGSLNNFDELNVWAQEKCVPLVREITFENAEELTEEGLPFLILFHAPDDVESVKMYKDVVTKTLIDEKQNVNFLTADGLKFAHPLHHLGKTPRDLPLIAIDSFRHMYLFPNFHDIHIEGKLKAFLRDLYSGKLHREFHYGPDNNEEPSIVGQIKVPTTPPESTFKKLAPSKNRYTLLRDEL
- the LOC128876039 gene encoding endoplasmic reticulum resident protein 44 isoform X1, which gives rise to MLVFCDIFDFKILLFACLMAFLPNNLADGANEGAVSLTQQNIDMTLASNELVFINFYAQWCRFSNLLAPIFDEAATKVRKAFPEPGRVVMGKVDCDKESSIASRFHITKYPTLKVIRNGQPTKREYRGQRSVEAFEEFIKKQLEDPIKEFYDLKELTNLDDKKRMIIGYFDRKNVPEYEMFRRVATNLKDDCQFHVGFGTCSAQNCEIGEHFHLLNSSRAMHPPEEPIIVFRSDKALSNDEDETYRGSLNNFDELNVWAQEKCVPLVREITFENAEELTEEGLPFLILFHAPDDVESVKMYKDVVTKTLIDEKQNVNFLTADGLKFAHPLHHLGKTPRDLPLIAIDSFRHMYLFPNFHDIHIEGKLKAFLRDLYSGKLHREFHYGPDNNEEPSIVGQIKVPTTPPESTFKKLAPSKNRYTLLRDEL